The Candidatus Anstonellales archaeon sequence CGGAGCAACCAGCAACAACACAATCCATGTCAACAACACATTCAGGTTTAAAATAATCGCGACATTCTTGTGCAAGCTTGCTGTCAACAATTCTATCACAATAATCAACCTTCCCGCTTCCAATCGCAACTTGCCCCCAACAATCGTCCTTCATCTCAGATACAAAATCACATAGCTCGGCTCTTCCACCAGAACTACCAGCCAACGCCACATAACACTTATCTTTTCTATCTTTACTCCTAATCCGCTCACAATACTTTTCATCATTATTCACTATGCCCCTATCATAGTAGCAGCGGTCTTTTTCCTCATGCCCAACAAATTTTTCACACCCAATATAATTGTCTAATCGCTTGAGTACGGCTAAAAACATCTCCTCAACTTCTAATTCATCTACTAAAGTTTCGGGAGCTGCAACTTCAATAACTCCCTTAGTAAAGTTCTTTACAACTGATATTGATGAGCGCTGCTGGCCACCCACTGGCAAATATCTCATCTCATAATAAATCGGAATTCCGTCCCCTCCAAGACACATCACCCAACTAAAATTAGAGAAGTGGGTAAGCGCAGGACTCGTAGCAGACATACCCAAAATAGCCAAATCCTCAACAGACAGCTTTCTATAATCTATTGCATACTCCAACTTCTTACAGCTACGCCCTTCATATTCCCTCTCCTCAATTTCATTAGTAAAGTTTAACACTCCCTTCTTTATAAGAAATCCGAGTTTGTCTCTCTCCTTAGCCGCAACTAAATCAAAAAACTGATTCCTCTGGTTTGAAAGAAAATCAAGTAAAAGATTGCTTGAGTTCGGGCGCGCACATTTCCTTATCTCAGAATAATTTATACATACATATTCATTCCACCCATCAAAATACACGCTTCTCTTAGATACAGCATCCTCTATCAAAACAAATCTAAGACTTCCATTGCGCATAATTATTTTTTTTTGAGGAAGTCCAATAGATTGCTCTTCATATTCTATTGTATACTCATCCATCTTTCCTAGTTTATCATACGCATCCAACAACAAGCGAGCCTGAGCAGACATTGCGGTGCTCCCGCTATCCCCACCCAACCCATCACGCCAACCAAAATATATTGTGAGGAGTACGCCAATCAATACAGCTAACACAAGTAAAAGAATGAGAAAACTAAACTTCGGAGTTCCCGTTGTGCCAGATTCCTTCACCACAAAAATCCCCAGCAAAAGTTCCTACTCTATTTTATAACGCCTACACTTAAATCTTTCTCTTCACCAGATACTCCGCAAGCCGGATCAGCTTCCTCTTAGCAGGACAATCTCTAATCAAACTAAGTTTTTTATATGCGTCTTCAATCATTCTCGTCTCAACACGCTTGGCATATTCTATGCTCCTGTATTTTTTCATTATCTTAACAACCCAAGATACGCTTTCTTTGTCCCCCTTACAGGAGTCAAGAATTTCAATCATTTTTCTTCTTTCTCCAGGGCTCGCCTTATTCAGGGCGTGCAATACCATAAGTGTTCGCTTACCCTCCCTAATGTCACCTCCAATTTCCTTTCCATAAATTTTCTCAGAACCTGTAATGTTGAGAATATCGTCCTGTATTTGAAATGCCATCCCAATTTTCATCCCAAACTCATAAAGCCCCTCAGTCTGTCCTCCACTCCCACCACCAATAATCGATCCAACCTCACAAGAACCAGCTATAAGCGCCCCGGTCTTACCTTTCACCATTTCAAGATAATCATCCTCACCAATATCCCAAATCTTGTCCCGATGCCACCTAAGCTCTACGGCCTGGCCCTCTAAAACCATAGTAAATGCATGATGAAGCCTTCTTTGCACTTCTAACTGAACCTTCGGCACAACATCGAGTTCCAAAACAGCTTTCCACGCCATCATAAAAAGCCCATCACCTGCATTTATGGCTATTGGCAATCCGTGGCTTATGTGAAGACAAGGCTCCCCTCTCCTCATCTTGGAGTTGTCCTCTATATCATCATGTATGAGTGTGAAGTTATGGAACAATTCAATACAGACTGCTGCAGGGAGAGCATCCTCTCTCTTCCCACCAACAGCTTCTGTACAAAGCAAACAAAAAACAGGGCGTATTCTCTTTCCTCCACGAGATAAAAATTCCCAAACCAACCCATAAACTTCAAATGGATCTTTGTTTCTGTCTATTAACTTCTGCATATATTTCTCAACCATTGACTTCTCCTTTCCAATCAATCTATCAATCTCTTTCATACTCCAAACCCCTCAAAACTCTCAATTAAATGTTTTAATATATATCAATCACAACTCCATCAATCAAACTCCAACAACTAAAAATAAACTAAGACCGGCTTCGATCCATTTAACATAAACACACCAAATCACATGTACTCGTAATCATAAATCACCTGTATCTATAAAGATAGTATATTGCACCAGAAAAAATGACGCTATACCAGAAGAGCCAAAAAGCACCAATAAAGTCAGCCTTTAAGACAGACAGTACCCCCGCAACAAAAAAAATCATTGAAAAAATTGCTTCAAGGATTGTTGTCTGGAGCACGCCAATAATATCTTTTCCACCACTCGTGCCCTCCCGAGCAACCTTAAATGGCGCATACTTACTTTTAAGGGCCTGGAGAGTGGCCTTTATTCGTACGAAGCTCAATGAAAAGTTTAGAAAATACGCTCTAACTCCATACGCAAGATCTCCAATATATGCTTTTGCTGACAGCAAGATTAACCCAATGGTTGAGAGAATTGACACAACTGCTGGCCACTCAAGATAAATATCAAAAAAAGTCCACTCAGACAAAAACATCCTAGCAACCACATCCAAGACACTCCGAAGGTCCCCAAATATTATCGCAAGCGTCATTAACGCAAGACCTACAAAAATAAACGACATATACTGCAATCCAAAAACAAGCGCAAAATAATGTATCTTATTTCTCCATCCCCTAACCTTCCCCCAATTCTCAAAATATTTCTTTACCAATAAAGCATTCCCAAAAGTATAACGCCACTGCTGTCTGCTAACACCAGTAAACGTGTTTATCGGCTTTCCGAGAGCATAAGTCTTAAGAACATACACCCCCCTATAGCCCCGTGCCTCAACTTCAAGACTATAGGCTGTATCCTCGGTTACTGACTTAGGAAACCCACCAAGCTTTCTTAGTATTTCAACTGACAAGACTCCACAAGAACCAGAAAAAAGAGCACTTCCGTCCTTTGCCTTTACCGGCATGACGCCGGTGAAATAAAATCTGTAAAGCGCATCAACCGTATTCCCAAATATACTGCCTGGCGCAAATTTCTTTTCAGTTTGAACAAACGCAACTCTACTATCCTCCTCCATAAATCCAAGAGTTTCTTTTAGAAAACTTCTATCAACAAGTCGTTCGTCTGCATCAAATATTGCTAGATATTTTGCATCACATTGCCACAGAAAATTATTTAGAGCCCCACCTTTATACCACTCCCTATTTTCTCTGTGGATATAATCTATATCATTTTTTTTGCAAAACTCTCTCATCTCATTTACTATCTTTTCGTCAGTCGAGTCATCAAGCAAGTGTATACTCATCTTTTCTTTTGGATAATCGATAGTCTTAAGTAGCGTAAGCGTCTCTTTAACCATCTCAGGGTCTTCATTATACATCGGCACAGCTATTGCAACAGGCGGAAAATTCCTTAATCTCGGTGCAACTGCCTTATACCCATACGACTCAAGATAGTAATATCCTGCAATTATGTTGAAAACCGTAACAACAACCACGAGAAGAAACATAACTACTGCAAGAGAAGCCACCTCAAATGCACCATCATAAACAGTTTTTGCTACCGCAAAGCCAGCCACAAGAAGAGAAACTACCGTACACGTAGAAATAATTGAAAATGCCGCAATCCTAAACTCTCTACTTTCGGTAAAATCCAACTATCTCACCATCCTATTCAGACAATACCATACCATCCTCATATACTCCCAAGCAGCGTACTTCAAATCTCCAAACTTAGACCCACTCTTACAAACATAACGTGTTTTTATAGGAACTTCACATATCGTGTCGTTATCAACCATCTTTGCTCTACTCTCCCCAACTATCTCCAGCGCATTAAAGGCAATCTCCAAATCAACCAAAAAACCATCCTCCGTTACTCTAATTTTATCCTTCCTAAATGCCCTCATACCTGAGAGGGGGTCAGTTACTCTCCCCCTTGCATAAAAGTTGAAAATTATGCGGATAAAAAGGTTTGCAACGAATCTTATCAGTGGCATACGCCAAATAACTCCGCCTTCCAAAAAGCGGCTTCCATTAATAAAAACAAAGCGACCTTCCTTTATTTTTTCTAAAAACTTTGATAATTCCCTAGGCGAATGTTGTCCATCACCATCAGCAAGAACGATCCACCTACTTTCTGACAGAAACAACCCACTTTTTATTGCACTGCCTTTACCTTGGTTTCTCCTGTGCCTGATCACAACATGAGCACCGCCCCTAGCGGCCATTTCCATAGTCTTATCAAGGCTACCGTCATCTACAACAATAATTCTCCTTGCCCCTATCCTCCTAAATCCAGCAACCACGCGCCTTATCTCGCTTTCTTCATTATAGGCAGGGATAATTAAGGTATACTCCATTTACAACCTCTCTAAACTTTATCAGAAAGGTTATTAAAACATCTAAAGCAAATAAGCACAAATGCGCTTAGCCCATTTTTTCATCTGTTTGCTACTTATCTTCCATCTCTCATCTACACAAGAAATTAAAAAAGACTATCCTTTTCAAGACTACAAATTTACGGAAAGCTACAATCTATATTGGGAAAGTCCAACATTCGACTTGCTTCATCCAAATATCACACGACTGCCGTTTAACATCAATATATGGAGCCATTCCTTCTTTTATCATCTTATAGACCTTATAGACATAACCACCACAGAGCTCTATGACGCGGGCCACTATGCGCCTCTTCTAGCTGATGAGGTAAACTCAAAGGAGTCAAAAGACCTGCTTTTACACATACGCAAAACCAACGAACATTTTGAACTTGCAAAGAGAAATTATACTCACGCACAGGCGTTGTGGAACAATACCATGCGCACAATACTTAACAACCCAAACAACAAGGAAGTCAAACTATTTTCAAATATATTTTTCTCCTTCTCAGTACTTGCCTTTCCAATACCCTCTTTCGTTGTTTTTAAATTATACCCTCTCGTAGATTACGCTCTTAATTTTGGAAATGCATATAAAAACACACTCACCAATTACATACTTGCGCACCAACATGCCAATGCAGCAGTAAATATAGCATTCTCGCAACTCAAACGCACACTAGACAAACTCGAATACGCTGGGGTTGGAAGTAGCGAATATCTCGGAAGCCCAAAAGAAAAATATCTATCTCTACTAAACGAATTTGTATCATCAAACAGCATGTACCTCAACTTACAAGAAGAGTCTGTAAATTTAGAACGTACGCTGAATCTCAACTCACCACCCTCTAAGGAGTCTCTAGGCTTGCTCTTAAGTATTGCTGGCGCGTATGGAGGGCGTTACCTTACTTTCGAGGCCGTAGGCAATGAAACTCCCTACGTTGAGAAGAGCCGCAGCCCTCCACAATCGAACCTTATAGAAGACCTCCTACTCAAAAATAAGATGGCGAGGACAATACTAACAGAGGCAGAGAACGAAATAGGCTACCAATACGAGCTATGCTTAAAAAATATCGTAGAACTCGAATCCGCAATCAGAATAACTGACACGCACCGGCTTTCGGAATTTGACACAAGGGCACTAGCTCTCAGGCAATTTCTTACGCAATCAGAAGAGGAATCTGAAAACTGGCTTTCAACTTCATCCTTTGTTGGAACTCTAAGCGATAGGGAAAGCCAGGTAAAACGCCTGCTCTCCCTGGCAAAAGATGATCTTCAAAACTCTCGTCTCTCACTTTCTGAAAAAAGAAAAAACTACATCTCTTCTTCTGCCGAATACTCTTCATCTTGCATTAAAAGAGCAACCGCAGCAAAAAAGGAATTAGCATTGATTACAGATGAAGCCGTAAACCACGTTGCTGCCGCTCGCAGAATGGCAGAAGCCAAGATAACTTCAGCAGAAGACGCAATAAACTCCTACTCCCTAATAGATGAAGGAGACGCAATAAAAAAATCAATAGCCTCTACTCTTCTTGCCCAAGCAAAATCAAAATTTTCAGAAGCACTTGCTGAAACTTCATTTGGACTAAAATTTGGCCTCTTTTACAATGCCACTATCCTTGCCCAAACAGCAACAAAAGAACTCCTCCCAACCAAAAACTATTCAGACTATCTGGCAGTTTCACAAGCAAGATTATTGCTTGAACAATACGGACGCCTTATAAATGGAGCAAAAAAAGACGGCTTTTTAGATACTAAAAGTTACGAGCAAATTTATTCCGACTTTCAAGCAATACTCAATTCAGATAATAGTCTCGACCTTAAACTCCTTCTTGTTTTGAATAATGCAATAAAACTGCGAATCGATGAGTTAAGCGATACAGTCCTTTCATATTTCAGCCCCGTCACCAACAAATATAACCAAATAAAAGAACTCATACCAAACTTCAAACACCTACTCCCCCAAGAAGCCTCACTCTTCGATTCACTCACCTCCAAATATTTTAAGAACGACTTGCCACACATCTTATCTTCAACTGGCCAC is a genomic window containing:
- a CDS encoding polyprenyl synthetase family protein; the encoded protein is MKEIDRLIGKEKSMVEKYMQKLIDRNKDPFEVYGLVWEFLSRGGKRIRPVFCLLCTEAVGGKREDALPAAVCIELFHNFTLIHDDIEDNSKMRRGEPCLHISHGLPIAINAGDGLFMMAWKAVLELDVVPKVQLEVQRRLHHAFTMVLEGQAVELRWHRDKIWDIGEDDYLEMVKGKTGALIAGSCEVGSIIGGGSGGQTEGLYEFGMKIGMAFQIQDDILNITGSEKIYGKEIGGDIREGKRTLMVLHALNKASPGERRKMIEILDSCKGDKESVSWVVKIMKKYRSIEYAKRVETRMIEDAYKKLSLIRDCPAKRKLIRLAEYLVKRKI
- a CDS encoding glycosyltransferase gives rise to the protein MDFTESREFRIAAFSIISTCTVVSLLVAGFAVAKTVYDGAFEVASLAVVMFLLVVVVTVFNIIAGYYYLESYGYKAVAPRLRNFPPVAIAVPMYNEDPEMVKETLTLLKTIDYPKEKMSIHLLDDSTDEKIVNEMREFCKKNDIDYIHRENREWYKGGALNNFLWQCDAKYLAIFDADERLVDRSFLKETLGFMEEDSRVAFVQTEKKFAPGSIFGNTVDALYRFYFTGVMPVKAKDGSALFSGSCGVLSVEILRKLGGFPKSVTEDTAYSLEVEARGYRGVYVLKTYALGKPINTFTGVSRQQWRYTFGNALLVKKYFENWGKVRGWRNKIHYFALVFGLQYMSFIFVGLALMTLAIIFGDLRSVLDVVARMFLSEWTFFDIYLEWPAVVSILSTIGLILLSAKAYIGDLAYGVRAYFLNFSLSFVRIKATLQALKSKYAPFKVAREGTSGGKDIIGVLQTTILEAIFSMIFFVAGVLSVLKADFIGAFWLFWYSVIFSGAIYYLYRYR
- a CDS encoding glycosyltransferase family 2 protein encodes the protein MEYTLIIPAYNEESEIRRVVAGFRRIGARRIIVVDDGSLDKTMEMAARGGAHVVIRHRRNQGKGSAIKSGLFLSESRWIVLADGDGQHSPRELSKFLEKIKEGRFVFINGSRFLEGGVIWRMPLIRFVANLFIRIIFNFYARGRVTDPLSGMRAFRKDKIRVTEDGFLVDLEIAFNALEIVGESRAKMVDNDTICEVPIKTRYVCKSGSKFGDLKYAAWEYMRMVWYCLNRMVR